In Symmachiella dynata, the following are encoded in one genomic region:
- a CDS encoding alpha/beta fold hydrolase translates to MNSRAGFESEYPFASNYLDLDGARYHYLDEGAGETLLFVHGNPTWSFAWRNLIKDLSADYRCVAVDHIGCGFSDKPQDYPYTLDQHVTNLTRLINTLDLNNTTLIAHDWGGAIGMGAATRLPERFSRFVLMNTAAFRSTSIPLRIAICRIPIFGTLAIRGMNAFARAAISMAVEKHERMTRAVRTGYLAPYGNWADRIATLRFVEDIPLKKQHPSYGTLKQIEEGLQQFREYPVLFPWGEQDWCFTPDFLEEFLNFFPNAETLRIPEAGHYVFEDAHEKLIPRIREFLAAHPLKAVGV, encoded by the coding sequence ATGAATTCACGTGCTGGCTTTGAATCGGAATATCCATTTGCGTCGAATTATCTCGACCTCGACGGCGCGCGCTATCATTATCTCGATGAAGGCGCGGGCGAGACGTTGTTGTTCGTGCACGGCAATCCAACGTGGAGCTTTGCTTGGCGGAATTTGATTAAGGACCTTTCGGCGGATTATCGCTGTGTGGCGGTCGATCATATTGGCTGCGGGTTTTCCGATAAGCCGCAGGACTATCCTTATACGCTCGACCAGCATGTGACCAATCTGACAAGATTGATCAACACGCTCGATTTGAACAACACCACGCTGATTGCTCATGACTGGGGCGGCGCAATCGGCATGGGCGCCGCCACTCGATTGCCTGAACGGTTTTCGCGGTTTGTGCTAATGAACACAGCGGCGTTTCGTTCGACATCGATTCCGCTGCGGATTGCCATCTGCCGTATTCCGATATTCGGCACGCTCGCCATTCGCGGCATGAATGCGTTTGCCCGCGCGGCCATTTCGATGGCTGTGGAGAAGCACGAGCGGATGACGCGTGCAGTCCGCACCGGATATCTGGCCCCCTATGGCAATTGGGCGGACCGCATCGCCACGTTGCGGTTTGTGGAGGATATTCCGCTTAAAAAGCAGCATCCCAGCTACGGCACGTTGAAGCAGATCGAAGAGGGTTTACAGCAGTTTCGTGAATACCCGGTGCTGTTTCCCTGGGGAGAGCAGGATTGGTGTTTTACGCCGGACTTCTTAGAGGAGTTTTTGAACTTCTTCCCCAACGCCGAAACGTTGCGGATTCCCGAGGCGG